CAGAGCCGCTGCATGCACTGATCGGGCAGCGAGACATCGACCGGACAGACATCGACCGGACAGACATCGACCGGACAGACATCGGCCGGTGAAACAAGGGCTTGAGCGGACGGACCGGGCAGGCCACACCCGCGTATCATGCTGATCCTCCCACTCCTCGCCGCCGCTGCTCAGGTCGCCGCCCCCTCCCCCGATCCCGCGCGGCTGAAGGCCAGCGTCACGGCCCTCGTCGGTTTCGGTACGCGCCACACGCTGTCCTCGACCACCGATCCCAAGCGCGGCATCGGGGCCGCGCGCAACTGGGCGGCGAAGCAGTTCGAGGCGATCGGGCGCGACTGTGGCGGGTGCATCAAGGTCGAACGGATCAGTCGCAGCTTCACCGGCCCGCGCGCGCCGAACGGCGTCGTGGTCGAGGACGTGCTGGGCATCCAGCGCGGCCGCGATCCGAATCGGGTCGTCATCATCGGCGGCCACATCGACAGCCGCGTCACCGATGTGATGGACGCCACCAGCGATGCGCCGGGCGCAAACGACGATGCCTCCGGCGTGGCGCTGGTGCTGGAAACGGCACGGCTGCTGTCGAAGCGGACGTTCGATGCGACCATCGTGTACGTCGCCTTTTCCGCCGAGGAACAGGGGCTCTGGGGCGCCGAATTGCTCGCCGATACCGCCGCGACCCGCGGATGGAACGTTACCGCGATGCTCAACAACGACATCGTCGGCAATTCGATCGGCCAGGGCGGTGTGCGCGATGCCGGTCGCGTCCGCGTCTTTTCCGAAGGCATCCGCGCGGTGGAGGACCTGCCGCAACAGCAGCGCCGCCGCGGCGAGGGCGGCGAGGACGATGGCCCCAGCCGCGCGCTCGCCAAGACCATCGACGGCATCGCCGATGCGATTCCCGGCGGCTTCGACGTCGTGATCGATCGGCGCCCCGACCGGTTCGGCCGCGGCGGCGACCACGAACCGTTCCTGAAACGTGGCTATCCCGCCGTGCGCTTCTCGGTCGGTGCGGAGAATTGGGATCGCCAGCATCAGGACCTGCGCACGGAAAACGGCACCGTCTATGGCGACACGATCGAGGGCATGGACTTCGCCTATCTCGCCAGGGTGACGGCGATCAACGCCGCGACGATCGCCCGGCTGGCGGCGGCTCCGGCCGCACCGGCAACCGTGGTGCTGGTCGGCGACCTGTCGCGCGATACCAAGGTCAGCTGGACACCGGTGCCGGGGGCCGCCGGCTATCGCATCCGCTGGCGCGCCAACGACACCGCGACCTGGACGAAATCGCGCGACGTGCAGGGTAGCGATGCGACATTGCAGCAGGTGCCGGTGGACGACAATTTCATCGCCGTCGCC
The sequence above is a segment of the Sphingomonas insulae genome. Coding sequences within it:
- a CDS encoding M20/M25/M40 family metallo-hydrolase, which codes for MLILPLLAAAAQVAAPSPDPARLKASVTALVGFGTRHTLSSTTDPKRGIGAARNWAAKQFEAIGRDCGGCIKVERISRSFTGPRAPNGVVVEDVLGIQRGRDPNRVVIIGGHIDSRVTDVMDATSDAPGANDDASGVALVLETARLLSKRTFDATIVYVAFSAEEQGLWGAELLADTAATRGWNVTAMLNNDIVGNSIGQGGVRDAGRVRVFSEGIRAVEDLPQQQRRRGEGGEDDGPSRALAKTIDGIADAIPGGFDVVIDRRPDRFGRGGDHEPFLKRGYPAVRFSVGAENWDRQHQDLRTENGTVYGDTIEGMDFAYLARVTAINAATIARLAAAPAAPATVVLVGDLSRDTKVSWTPVPGAAGYRIRWRANDTATWTKSRDVQGSDATLQQVPVDDNFIAVAALAADGSESLPTFGGRAPRR